The Flavobacterium marginilacus genome window below encodes:
- a CDS encoding SCO family protein: MLKNKSYIGISFIILVFGIYAIPKIVDRVEKNSIVQGDRLDKVDGSKESDQKLVKVGPAPKFELINQDNVKISNDFYKGKVYVLEFFFATCPSICPKMNANMVTLQNTFFGNPNFGIASITIDPEHDTPAVLKEHGELLGAKSANWNFLTGDKQYIYDLSNKGFNIYVGENSKVQGGFEHSGLFALIDKNGNIRCRKDDYGNPILYYDGLEKKGVREIQQDIQILLKE; the protein is encoded by the coding sequence ATGTTAAAAAATAAATCATACATAGGGATTTCTTTTATTATATTGGTTTTTGGGATATATGCTATTCCAAAAATTGTTGATAGAGTAGAAAAAAACAGTATTGTTCAAGGTGACCGTTTAGATAAAGTGGACGGTTCTAAAGAATCTGATCAAAAGTTGGTAAAAGTTGGACCAGCTCCAAAATTTGAACTAATAAATCAGGATAACGTAAAAATTTCTAATGATTTTTATAAAGGGAAAGTTTATGTTCTGGAATTTTTCTTCGCAACCTGCCCGTCTATCTGCCCAAAAATGAATGCCAATATGGTGACGCTGCAGAATACTTTTTTTGGAAACCCAAATTTTGGTATTGCTTCGATTACTATAGATCCAGAGCATGATACTCCAGCTGTTTTAAAAGAACACGGAGAATTGTTAGGAGCGAAATCGGCGAACTGGAATTTCCTGACTGGTGACAAACAGTATATCTATGATTTATCTAATAAAGGTTTTAATATTTATGTTGGTGAAAACAGCAAGGTGCAGGGAGGTTTTGAGCATTCTGGACTTTTTGCTCTGATAGATAAAAATGGTAATATAAGATGCAGGAAAGATGATTATGGAAATCCTATTTTATATTATGATGGGTTAGAAAAAAAGGGAGTTAGAGAAATTCAGCAGGACATTCAGATTTTGCTCAAAGAATAA
- a CDS encoding TolC family protein — protein sequence MKKINCIKIALVFLIGFSSQAQTKVWTLEECVRYALDNNITIKNSELDLENADINRKDAFGNYLPSVNGNASHSWNIGLNQDVTTGVLRNQTTQYSSVGISAGIDIYKGLQNLNTYRRAKLSVIASKYQLLKIQEDVSLNVANAFLQILSFKEDLKVKKEQLAIDEKRLKRSEEMVNAGTIPRGDLFDLKATIATDKQNITVSENNLLISKLSLAQLLQLKEFADFDVVDDTNVKDENNIMSQKPIDIYNKAKETRTELKLAQTNLEIAEKNVAIAKGAYQPTLSSFYGFNTRASYSDQIKFDANNKPYTVGPDPIFNQFSNNKGHNFGFQLSVPIFNGFSVRNNVERNKVSLEKSKIDLEQKSLDLQRNVYTAFTDAKGALNTYESATVALEARQQSYNYAREKYDVGLMNSFDFTQAQTLLTNAQTDVIRTKYEYMFRIKILEFYFGIPIVPITKK from the coding sequence ATGAAAAAAATAAATTGTATAAAAATTGCTTTGGTATTCCTGATTGGATTCTCCTCTCAGGCACAAACTAAAGTATGGACTTTAGAAGAGTGTGTGAGATATGCATTAGATAATAACATTACGATAAAAAATTCGGAATTAGATCTTGAAAATGCTGATATTAATAGAAAAGATGCGTTTGGTAATTATCTTCCATCAGTAAATGGAAATGCTTCTCATTCTTGGAATATTGGTCTGAATCAAGATGTTACAACCGGAGTTTTACGTAATCAGACTACTCAGTATTCATCAGTTGGGATAAGTGCAGGAATTGATATTTATAAAGGTTTACAAAATCTAAATACGTATCGAAGAGCAAAATTATCAGTTATTGCATCTAAATATCAATTATTAAAAATACAGGAAGATGTTTCGCTTAATGTAGCGAATGCCTTTCTTCAGATTTTATCTTTTAAAGAAGATTTAAAAGTTAAAAAAGAACAATTAGCTATTGATGAAAAACGTTTAAAACGTTCTGAAGAAATGGTAAATGCCGGAACAATCCCTAGAGGTGATTTGTTTGATTTAAAAGCTACTATAGCGACTGATAAACAAAATATTACGGTTTCTGAGAATAATTTGCTAATTTCAAAATTAAGTTTAGCACAGCTTTTACAATTAAAAGAATTTGCAGATTTTGATGTTGTGGATGATACAAATGTTAAGGATGAAAATAATATTATGTCTCAAAAACCAATTGATATTTATAATAAAGCAAAAGAAACAAGAACTGAATTAAAATTAGCACAAACTAATCTTGAAATAGCTGAAAAAAATGTTGCTATTGCTAAAGGAGCATATCAGCCAACTTTGAGTTCTTTTTATGGTTTTAATACAAGGGCTAGTTATAGTGATCAAATTAAATTTGATGCAAATAACAAACCATATACTGTTGGCCCGGATCCAATATTTAACCAGTTTAGTAATAATAAAGGTCACAACTTTGGGTTTCAATTAAGTGTGCCAATTTTTAATGGTTTCTCTGTTAGAAATAATGTAGAACGCAATAAAGTAAGTTTAGAAAAATCTAAAATAGATTTAGAACAGAAAAGTTTAGATTTGCAGCGTAATGTTTATACAGCATTTACAGATGCAAAAGGAGCTCTTAATACGTATGAGTCAGCTACAGTTGCTTTGGAGGCGAGACAACAGTCATATAACTATGCTAGAGAAAAGTATGATGTAGGATTAATGAATTCTTTTGATTTTACGCAGGCACAAACATTGTTGACAAATGCTCAAACAGATGTTATAAGAACAAAATACGAATACATGTTCAGAATAAAAATACTTGAATTCTATTTCGGAATTCCAATTGTCCCAATTACCAAAAAATAG
- the tsaB gene encoding tRNA (adenosine(37)-N6)-threonylcarbamoyltransferase complex dimerization subunit type 1 TsaB: MSYILNIETATKNCSVALAKNGETILCKEIAEEGYSHAERLHVFIEEIISEAGIQFKDLAAIAVSQGPGSYTGLRIGVSAAKGLCYALNIPLIAVDTLQALASKVKISEGLIVPMIDARRMEVYSAVFSADLNKKREVLAEIITENSFEDFTEKVYFVGDCNEKCKAVLTKDNFVFLDEIKYPSASEMSALSFDKYKISDTVDVAYFEPYYLKDFLIASPKKS, from the coding sequence GTGTCTTATATCCTCAATATTGAAACCGCTACCAAAAATTGTTCTGTTGCCTTGGCAAAAAACGGAGAAACCATATTGTGCAAAGAAATTGCCGAAGAAGGATATTCTCATGCAGAACGGTTACATGTTTTTATTGAAGAAATTATCAGTGAAGCTGGTATTCAATTTAAGGATTTGGCTGCAATTGCCGTGAGTCAGGGGCCTGGCTCTTATACAGGTTTGAGAATAGGAGTTTCCGCAGCTAAAGGTTTGTGCTATGCGTTGAATATTCCATTGATAGCGGTAGATACTCTGCAGGCATTGGCTTCTAAAGTTAAAATCTCAGAAGGATTAATTGTCCCAATGATTGATGCCCGCAGAATGGAAGTTTATAGTGCTGTTTTTTCAGCAGATTTGAATAAAAAAAGAGAAGTTTTGGCAGAAATTATTACTGAAAATTCTTTTGAAGATTTTACCGAGAAAGTATATTTTGTTGGAGATTGTAACGAGAAGTGCAAAGCCGTTTTAACAAAAGACAATTTCGTTTTTTTAGATGAAATTAAGTATCCATCGGCTAGTGAAATGAGCGCTTTGAGTTTTGATAAATACAAAATAAGCGACACTGTAGATGTCGCTTATTTTGAACCTTATTATTTGAAAGACTTTTTAATTGCCAGTCCTAAAAAAAGTTAG
- a CDS encoding DUF420 domain-containing protein, whose product MENNTVEQKYNKWIVLLSIAIPVVVAVLFKVKLKDFGFDVVPLTFLPPIYAAINGITAILLVSAVIAIKNGNRKRHELLMKMAIGCSVAFLAMYVVYHMTAESVKYGGDGILKYVYFFILITHIFLSVVIIPLVLITYVRALAHKFDKHKKIAKITFPIWLYVAVTGVIVYLMISPYYV is encoded by the coding sequence ATGGAAAATAATACCGTAGAACAAAAATATAATAAATGGATTGTGCTGTTATCAATAGCTATTCCTGTTGTGGTTGCCGTTCTTTTTAAAGTGAAGTTAAAAGATTTTGGGTTTGATGTGGTGCCATTAACGTTTTTGCCTCCTATTTACGCAGCAATAAACGGAATAACAGCAATACTGCTGGTTTCGGCCGTTATTGCAATTAAAAACGGAAACAGAAAGCGTCATGAGCTGTTGATGAAAATGGCTATTGGATGTTCCGTTGCTTTTTTAGCAATGTATGTAGTCTATCATATGACTGCGGAGTCTGTTAAATACGGTGGAGACGGAATATTGAAGTATGTATATTTCTTTATTTTAATCACGCATATATTTTTATCAGTTGTTATCATTCCATTAGTTTTGATAACTTATGTTCGTGCGTTAGCACATAAATTTGACAAACATAAAAAAATTGCAAAAATTACTTTTCCAATTTGGCTGTATGTTGCCGTGACTGGAGTAATTGTGTATCTAATGATTTCGCCGTATTATGTTTAA
- a CDS encoding ABC transporter permease, with translation MFDRENWNEILEALTANTFRTLLTAFGVFWGIFILVILLAASNGLENGVKKGFDGIATNTMFMWTQTTSKPYKGLPKTRRYDFKNSDVDALKQKFPDLLYVSPRNQLGDFNGVSNVVRGTKTGAYTIYGDYPELVKQEQMDIVKGRFVNQQDILLKRKVTIIGQGVINELYKNAEEVMGTYIKINGVNFMVVGVYKSKGQNNGNAESAQKNIFIPFTTFQQAFNFGDKVGWMALTANDDASITELRPGILAFMRERHSIHPDDERAVGNFDLFAEFQKVQDLFMVLKFIAYFVGTLVLLSGIIGISNIMLIVVKERTKEIGIRRALGATPGAIRSQILLEAIFLTIIAGMFGIATATGLIAVLNMILSSMPSEGMMFVNPSVDLVVVFIALLILVGSGLLAGLIPAQTAINVKPVEALRTE, from the coding sequence ATGTTTGACAGAGAAAATTGGAACGAAATTTTAGAAGCTTTAACTGCTAATACATTCCGAACGCTGCTTACAGCTTTTGGTGTGTTTTGGGGAATATTCATTTTGGTGATATTATTGGCTGCATCCAATGGTTTAGAGAACGGTGTCAAAAAAGGATTTGATGGTATTGCTACTAATACCATGTTTATGTGGACACAGACTACATCAAAACCATATAAGGGATTACCTAAAACCAGAAGATATGATTTTAAAAATAGTGATGTTGATGCTTTAAAACAAAAATTTCCTGATTTATTGTATGTTTCTCCCCGTAATCAGTTAGGTGATTTTAATGGAGTAAGTAATGTCGTTAGAGGGACTAAAACGGGAGCTTATACTATTTATGGAGATTATCCTGAACTAGTAAAGCAAGAGCAGATGGATATTGTAAAAGGACGTTTTGTAAATCAGCAGGATATTCTTTTGAAACGTAAAGTGACTATAATAGGGCAGGGTGTAATTAATGAATTGTATAAAAATGCCGAAGAAGTAATGGGGACTTATATTAAAATAAATGGAGTCAACTTTATGGTAGTTGGAGTATATAAGTCGAAAGGGCAGAATAATGGAAATGCTGAATCGGCCCAGAAAAATATTTTCATTCCTTTTACTACATTTCAGCAGGCTTTTAATTTTGGAGATAAAGTAGGCTGGATGGCGCTTACTGCAAATGATGATGCCTCGATTACCGAACTTAGACCTGGAATTCTGGCGTTTATGAGAGAGAGACATTCTATTCACCCTGACGATGAAAGAGCTGTAGGTAATTTTGATCTATTTGCCGAGTTTCAAAAAGTGCAGGATTTGTTTATGGTACTTAAATTCATTGCCTATTTTGTTGGCACTTTAGTACTATTATCAGGTATTATTGGAATTTCAAATATCATGCTGATTGTGGTGAAGGAACGCACCAAGGAAATAGGAATTAGAAGGGCATTAGGAGCAACTCCCGGTGCTATTCGATCCCAGATATTATTAGAAGCAATCTTTTTAACAATAATTGCAGGTATGTTTGGAATTGCAACAGCTACTGGTTTAATTGCTGTTTTGAACATGATTTTATCCTCAATGCCATCAGAAGGGATGATGTTTGTTAATCCTAGTGTAGATTTAGTGGTTGTTTTTATAGCCTTGTTAATATTAGTGGGTTCTGGATTGTTAGCAGGTCTTATTCCTGCCCAAACTGCCATAAATGTCAAGCCAGTAGAAGCATTACGAACAGAATAA
- a CDS encoding ABC transporter ATP-binding protein: protein MIEIKDLHKSYKMGHTELHVLKGINFNIKEGELVAIMGSSGSGKSTLLNILGILDEADSGLYTLDNVPIKKLNETVASKYRNQFLGFVFQSFNLISYKSALDNVALPLYYQGIKRKERNEIAMKYLEKVGLASHSHHLPSELSGGQKQRVAIARALASNPKVLLADEPTGALDTLTSYEVMELIQGINDEGKTILIVTHEPDIAAMCKRNVVLKDGLIIDDKMVEQVRASSYV, encoded by the coding sequence ATGATTGAAATTAAAGACTTACATAAATCATACAAAATGGGACATACTGAACTGCATGTTCTAAAAGGAATTAATTTCAATATCAAAGAAGGTGAATTGGTTGCTATTATGGGTTCGTCAGGTTCCGGTAAATCTACGCTGCTGAATATTTTAGGAATTCTTGATGAAGCCGATTCCGGACTTTATACTTTGGATAATGTGCCTATTAAAAAATTAAACGAAACTGTTGCTTCAAAATACAGAAACCAATTCCTTGGTTTTGTTTTTCAATCTTTCAACTTGATAAGTTATAAAAGTGCATTGGATAATGTAGCTCTGCCGTTGTATTATCAGGGGATAAAAAGGAAAGAACGCAATGAGATTGCAATGAAATATTTAGAAAAAGTAGGTTTGGCTTCGCATTCACACCATTTGCCAAGTGAACTTTCCGGAGGACAAAAACAGCGTGTTGCAATTGCCAGAGCTTTGGCTTCAAATCCAAAAGTATTATTGGCAGATGAGCCAACAGGGGCATTGGATACATTGACTTCTTATGAAGTGATGGAATTGATACAGGGAATTAATGACGAAGGAAAAACTATTTTGATAGTGACCCACGAGCCTGATATTGCTGCAATGTGCAAAAGAAATGTAGTCCTCAAAGATGGATTAATCATTGATGATAAAATGGTAGAACAAGTTAGAGCTTCTTCTTATGTTTAA
- a CDS encoding efflux RND transporter periplasmic adaptor subunit: protein MSKKTIYIILGAAVVIIGLLIGLSKAGVIGNKDKGKEVEIANAETGTVVETVSATGKIQPEIEVKIASMVSGEIIDLPIKEGQVVKKGDLLVKINPDLYTSGLNRSVANLSGSKAGLSQSDASFNEAKANYERNKTLFEKGIISKSDWDKAVSSFEVAKANKQSAYYNVQSASATVNEAKDNLGRTVIYAPADGTISVLNVELGERVLGTQQMAGTELLRVANLNNMEVVVDVNENDIVKIKVGDLANVEVDAYLKKQFKGVVTSISNSASTALTADQVTNFKVKVRILKDSYKDLVVGKPASYSPFRPGMTATVDIITTTKTNVVKVPISSVVVKSDTTAVKTGQADGPESDEKKPAPKSDKKLECVFVKVGDKAKIKIIKTGIQDDTNIEVLSGLKKGDVVITGPYTTVSKELNSGDKVFVQSEEGKKK, encoded by the coding sequence ATGTCAAAAAAAACAATTTATATCATATTAGGAGCAGCAGTAGTAATTATTGGATTATTAATAGGGCTTTCAAAAGCAGGAGTTATTGGAAATAAAGATAAAGGGAAGGAAGTAGAAATTGCCAATGCAGAAACCGGTACAGTAGTAGAAACGGTGTCTGCAACGGGTAAGATCCAGCCTGAAATTGAGGTTAAAATTGCCTCTATGGTTTCTGGCGAAATTATTGATCTGCCTATAAAAGAAGGACAGGTTGTCAAAAAAGGTGATTTATTAGTTAAAATAAATCCCGATTTATATACGTCTGGATTGAACAGGAGTGTTGCAAATCTGTCAGGTTCGAAAGCAGGTTTGAGCCAGTCTGATGCATCATTTAATGAAGCTAAGGCAAATTACGAAAGAAATAAAACACTTTTTGAGAAAGGAATCATTTCTAAATCAGACTGGGACAAGGCGGTTTCTTCGTTTGAAGTTGCAAAAGCTAATAAACAATCTGCATATTATAATGTTCAAAGTGCTTCGGCAACTGTAAATGAAGCTAAAGATAATTTAGGAAGAACAGTGATTTACGCGCCTGCAGACGGAACAATATCTGTATTAAATGTAGAGCTTGGCGAAAGAGTTTTGGGAACACAGCAGATGGCCGGTACCGAACTTTTGAGAGTTGCTAACTTAAATAATATGGAAGTTGTGGTTGATGTTAATGAAAATGATATTGTGAAAATAAAAGTGGGCGATTTGGCTAATGTAGAAGTGGATGCTTATTTGAAAAAACAATTTAAAGGAGTTGTTACAAGCATTTCTAATTCTGCCAGTACGGCTTTAACAGCAGATCAGGTGACTAATTTTAAAGTAAAAGTTAGAATTCTGAAAGATTCGTATAAAGATTTAGTGGTAGGAAAACCTGCTTCTTATTCTCCATTTCGTCCAGGAATGACTGCGACAGTTGATATTATCACGACTACAAAAACAAATGTAGTTAAAGTTCCGATAAGTTCTGTTGTGGTAAAATCTGATACAACAGCAGTTAAAACAGGACAGGCAGACGGTCCTGAATCTGATGAAAAAAAGCCAGCTCCTAAAAGTGATAAAAAACTGGAATGTGTTTTTGTAAAAGTGGGTGATAAAGCCAAAATCAAAATCATAAAAACAGGAATCCAGGATGATACTAATATTGAAGTGTTGTCAGGGCTTAAAAAGGGAGATGTGGTAATTACTGGACCTTATACTACAGTTTCTAAAGAATTAAACTCTGGTGATAAAGTATTTGTTCAATCTGAAGAGGGTAAGAAAAAATAG
- a CDS encoding ABC transporter permease: MFNIERWQEIFEAIAKNKLRTFLTGVSVASGIFILVILLGVGKGLQNGIEKQFERDAAGVIEVWSGTTTKAYKGLNPGREIQFRNSDFDLAVQKYGDQLDKNGATATGWGITVSYGKESGNYQYRGVNTDGMEIENVSVIKGRYINANDLKNNVKAAVIGQKVKLDLFKEKNPIGEQITVANINFKVVGVFTDPGGEREESRVFVPLTTAQQVFGLGDKISYMAYTMKKKDTYEEAVAESEQFKNDYGKLLRSKNGAAPDDESAVGIFNSVKEAKKFYDLNLYIRLFFWWVGICTIIAGVVGVSNIMMIIVKERTKEIGIRKALGASPVSIILMILHESIFITTISGFIGLLTGLALLELVGPHAQSEYFQNPQVDFTVATSTLIVLVVAGALAGFVPAYRAAKIRPIVALRDE; the protein is encoded by the coding sequence ATGTTTAATATAGAGCGCTGGCAGGAAATATTTGAGGCTATCGCCAAGAATAAACTGAGAACTTTCCTCACTGGAGTTTCGGTTGCTTCGGGTATCTTTATTTTGGTGATTTTGCTGGGAGTTGGTAAAGGATTGCAAAATGGAATTGAAAAGCAATTTGAAAGAGATGCGGCTGGTGTAATTGAGGTTTGGTCCGGAACAACAACCAAAGCCTACAAGGGATTAAATCCTGGAAGAGAAATCCAATTTAGAAATAGCGATTTCGATCTTGCAGTTCAAAAATACGGTGACCAATTGGATAAAAATGGAGCTACTGCTACTGGCTGGGGAATTACCGTAAGTTATGGAAAGGAATCAGGAAATTATCAATACAGAGGTGTTAACACAGACGGTATGGAAATAGAAAATGTATCAGTTATAAAAGGCAGGTACATTAATGCAAATGATTTGAAAAACAATGTAAAAGCAGCTGTGATTGGACAAAAAGTCAAATTAGATCTGTTTAAAGAAAAAAATCCTATAGGAGAACAAATCACTGTGGCGAATATCAATTTTAAAGTTGTTGGAGTATTTACTGATCCTGGAGGGGAAAGAGAAGAAAGTAGAGTATTTGTACCTTTAACTACAGCACAGCAGGTTTTTGGATTAGGAGATAAAATAAGTTATATGGCTTATACTATGAAAAAGAAAGACACTTATGAGGAAGCTGTAGCCGAGTCCGAACAATTTAAAAATGATTATGGAAAATTATTGAGAAGTAAAAATGGTGCTGCTCCTGATGATGAAAGTGCTGTTGGAATTTTTAATTCTGTTAAAGAAGCCAAAAAGTTTTATGATTTAAATCTTTATATCCGATTGTTTTTTTGGTGGGTTGGAATATGTACGATCATTGCAGGTGTTGTTGGCGTAAGTAATATAATGATGATTATTGTAAAAGAACGAACTAAGGAAATTGGTATTCGAAAAGCACTTGGTGCTTCGCCAGTTTCAATTATTCTAATGATTTTGCATGAGTCTATTTTTATTACTACTATTTCTGGATTCATTGGATTATTAACAGGATTGGCTCTTTTAGAATTGGTTGGTCCCCATGCGCAAAGCGAGTATTTTCAGAATCCGCAGGTCGATTTTACTGTTGCGACATCAACCTTAATTGTTTTGGTCGTTGCAGGGGCTTTAGCAGGATTTGTTCCAGCTTACAGAGCAGCAAAAATTAGACCTATTGTAGCACTTAGAGACGAATAA
- a CDS encoding efflux RND transporter periplasmic adaptor subunit, producing the protein MKKGVTITILILIAIVFFGALYYLYAKNQESPIVFETDKVEVKTIVKSTLATGNIVPDEEVLIKPNISGIIDAVFIKAGESVKAGDMIAKIRVVANVSNLSNSQNQVKTARIELDNQEKLYHRQKTLFDKGVISANDFDAAQLAYNQAKQNYSASIQGFDIVKTGTSSGLGNYANTLIRSTVNGMVLDVPVKVGNQVIESNNFNEGTTIASVADIGRMIFVGKVDESEVGKIKLNMPIEITVGAIENKKFTAVLTYIAPKGKTENGAIQFEIKATLTNKDDTFIRAGLSANASIILEKADKVQAVKESLVQFDKKTLKPYVEVQVSGQKFERKDVTLGVSDGIYVEVKSGIKASDKIKVWNQGLLKTEEVKK; encoded by the coding sequence ATGAAAAAAGGAGTAACCATAACCATATTGATTCTAATTGCAATAGTTTTTTTCGGGGCACTGTATTATTTATATGCCAAAAATCAGGAATCTCCTATCGTTTTTGAAACAGATAAAGTAGAAGTAAAAACTATTGTAAAAAGCACGCTTGCAACTGGAAATATTGTTCCTGATGAAGAGGTATTGATCAAGCCAAATATTTCTGGAATTATTGATGCAGTATTTATTAAAGCAGGAGAGTCTGTTAAAGCAGGTGATATGATTGCCAAAATTAGAGTGGTTGCCAATGTTTCTAATTTGAGTAATTCTCAAAATCAGGTGAAAACGGCTCGAATTGAATTAGATAACCAGGAGAAACTGTATCACAGACAAAAAACATTATTTGATAAAGGAGTTATTTCTGCTAATGATTTTGATGCTGCACAATTGGCTTATAATCAGGCAAAGCAAAACTATAGTGCATCAATCCAAGGATTTGATATCGTAAAAACCGGAACAAGTTCGGGATTAGGAAATTATGCCAATACATTGATACGATCTACTGTAAACGGAATGGTGCTAGACGTTCCTGTTAAAGTTGGAAACCAGGTTATTGAAAGTAATAATTTTAATGAAGGAACTACTATAGCGAGCGTTGCCGATATTGGAAGAATGATATTTGTTGGTAAAGTAGATGAATCTGAAGTTGGAAAGATAAAATTAAATATGCCTATCGAAATTACAGTTGGAGCAATTGAAAATAAAAAGTTTACTGCTGTTTTGACCTACATTGCACCAAAAGGGAAAACCGAAAACGGAGCTATTCAATTTGAAATTAAAGCAACTTTAACCAATAAAGATGATACTTTTATTAGAGCTGGATTAAGTGCGAATGCATCAATTATCCTTGAAAAAGCAGATAAAGTACAGGCAGTAAAAGAATCATTAGTTCAATTTGATAAAAAAACTTTAAAGCCGTATGTTGAAGTTCAGGTAAGCGGACAAAAGTTCGAAAGAAAAGACGTAACACTTGGTGTAAGTGACGGAATCTATGTTGAAGTAAAAAGCGGTATTAAAGCTTCGGATAAAATCAAAGTTTGGAATCAGGGATTGCTAAAAACAGAAGAAGTAAAAAAGTAA
- a CDS encoding DUF4403 family protein gives MQKYLSALIIFTAISALNISCSSVSQKIEALKPEPDDAVPLTYTSTPSFINLPVSIKLKDIENQTNTLLNGLIYEDNKIEDDNIEIKVWKQAPITIVNDHGKEGEKIKTVLPLKVWVKYRIGTKTMGVDLYKNQEFNLNGVITLLSSVSLNNWKLSSKTSLKSLDWVESPTMTVFGKNMPVTYLINPAVSLFKSQIEKSIDTAIEDSMDFKPNVLDAISKISTPFEMSQEYKSWLRIVPLEVYSTNAKLKNDSFLLNMGMKCNMETLIGKKPESKFEKNKITLKAVDKIPEQITANIAAVSTYQEASRIMTANFVGQEFGSGSKKVKVKNVAIWHKDGKIVIALDLLGAVNGTVYLNGIPQYNDTAKEIYFDKLDYVLDTKSRLMRTANWLAQGIILKKMQESCRYSIKQNLDEAKQSMAVYLKNYSPMPGVFINGKMDDIQFEKTQLTNQAIIAFIKVNGVINVSIDGLK, from the coding sequence ATGCAAAAATATTTATCTGCCCTAATTATTTTCACAGCAATATCAGCTTTAAACATAAGCTGTTCTTCTGTCTCTCAAAAAATTGAAGCCTTAAAACCTGAACCAGACGATGCTGTACCATTAACTTACACAAGCACTCCTTCGTTTATCAATCTGCCGGTCAGCATTAAACTAAAGGATATTGAAAACCAAACAAACACTCTATTAAACGGATTAATCTATGAAGACAACAAGATTGAAGATGACAATATTGAAATAAAAGTCTGGAAACAGGCTCCAATAACCATCGTTAATGACCATGGCAAAGAGGGTGAAAAAATAAAAACTGTTTTACCGTTAAAAGTTTGGGTAAAATACCGAATCGGGACAAAAACCATGGGAGTTGATTTATACAAAAATCAGGAATTTAATCTAAACGGAGTAATTACATTGTTGAGCAGTGTGAGCTTAAACAACTGGAAGCTTAGCTCCAAAACAAGTCTAAAATCTCTTGACTGGGTAGAAAGCCCAACAATGACCGTTTTTGGTAAAAACATGCCGGTAACTTACCTTATTAATCCGGCAGTAAGTCTTTTTAAATCACAAATAGAAAAAAGCATAGACACAGCAATTGAAGATTCTATGGATTTCAAGCCAAATGTTTTAGATGCAATTTCTAAAATAAGCACACCTTTTGAGATGAGTCAAGAATATAAAAGCTGGCTTAGAATTGTGCCTTTAGAAGTATATTCAACAAATGCTAAACTTAAAAATGATTCATTTTTACTTAACATGGGCATGAAATGCAATATGGAGACATTGATTGGCAAAAAACCTGAATCAAAATTTGAAAAAAACAAAATTACACTAAAAGCTGTAGATAAAATTCCAGAACAAATCACAGCTAACATAGCAGCCGTTTCGACTTATCAAGAAGCATCGAGAATAATGACTGCAAATTTTGTCGGACAGGAATTTGGCTCAGGAAGCAAAAAAGTAAAAGTTAAAAATGTTGCGATTTGGCATAAAGACGGAAAAATTGTTATTGCTTTGGATCTTTTAGGGGCTGTAAACGGAACCGTTTATCTAAATGGAATTCCTCAATATAACGACACTGCCAAAGAAATCTATTTTGATAAATTAGATTATGTTTTAGATACCAAAAGCAGATTAATGAGAACCGCTAACTGGCTGGCTCAAGGAATCATATTAAAAAAGATGCAGGAAAGCTGCCGTTATTCAATTAAACAAAATCTAGACGAAGCCAAACAAAGCATGGCTGTTTACTTAAAAAATTATTCCCCTATGCCTGGTGTTTTCATTAACGGAAAAATGGATGACATTCAGTTTGAGAAAACACAGCTGACAAATCAAGCTATTATTGCTTTTATAAAAGTAAATGGTGTAATAAACGTTTCAATTGACGGACTGAAATAG